A genomic region of Vitreoscilla filiformis contains the following coding sequences:
- a CDS encoding glycosyltransferase family 9 protein: protein MVHRKASSSPALSDTRPSTAVWHDEFGIGDLIWHLPFFEKIAEQSRGGRVTVIASPTTCANQLLAHEPWVERVVAFERRALRGGQRTATHTGWQGMRQFARELRTLHLDRIVIFSKSATLASVAWLARIPQRVGYGFDTGQRCWLNQPPYIHPYEGKAVPIFHEVAALSMAHGFCSQPLPPRVRVPEVLVEQARARLADLPRPLFALVIGTSDPIKQWGGLRYMQLARLLMEAGGSVLILGGPGEESLALDIQHCLPESLHARIRVWCRETLMGSAAALRVCDASIGNDTGAANLAAACERPSYVVLGPRPPLDHDPLMRMLRASSLEAIRPEHIAERLRQDGLLPVG from the coding sequence ATGGTTCATCGCAAGGCATCTTCTTCCCCAGCGTTGTCGGACACCCGCCCCTCTACGGCTGTGTGGCACGATGAGTTTGGCATTGGGGATCTGATTTGGCATTTGCCCTTTTTCGAAAAAATCGCTGAACAAAGCCGAGGCGGGCGTGTCACCGTCATCGCGTCGCCGACAACGTGTGCCAACCAGCTGCTGGCGCATGAACCGTGGGTTGAGCGGGTGGTGGCGTTTGAGCGACGGGCTCTGCGCGGTGGGCAACGTACGGCGACGCATACGGGCTGGCAGGGCATGCGCCAGTTTGCACGCGAGTTACGCACCTTGCACCTCGATCGCATCGTGATTTTCAGCAAGAGTGCAACGCTGGCGAGTGTGGCGTGGCTGGCGCGCATTCCGCAGCGTGTGGGTTACGGTTTCGACACGGGGCAGCGGTGCTGGTTGAACCAGCCGCCCTACATCCACCCCTATGAAGGCAAGGCGGTGCCGATTTTTCATGAGGTGGCCGCGTTGTCGATGGCGCACGGGTTTTGTTCACAACCGCTGCCTCCTCGGGTGAGGGTGCCCGAGGTGCTGGTTGAGCAGGCGCGCGCCCGCTTGGCGGATTTACCGCGCCCGCTGTTTGCGCTGGTGATTGGCACCTCCGATCCGATCAAACAATGGGGCGGGCTGCGTTACATGCAGTTGGCGCGTTTGCTGATGGAGGCTGGCGGCAGTGTGCTGATCTTGGGGGGGCCGGGTGAAGAGTCGCTGGCGCTGGACATTCAGCACTGCCTGCCCGAGTCTCTGCACGCACGCATTCGCGTGTGGTGCCGCGAAACCCTGATGGGCAGCGCCGCTGCGTTGCGCGTTTGCGATGCCAGCATCGGCAATGACACCGGCGCTGCCAACCTGGCCGCCGCGTGCGAGCGCCCGAGTTATGTGGTGCTGGGGCCGCGCCCGCCGTTGGATCACGATCCGCTGATGCGCATGTTGCGCGCCAGCAGCTTGGAGGCGATCCGCCCCGAGCACATCGCCGAGCGGTTGCGGCAGGATGGGTTATTGCCCGTCGGTTGA